The following are encoded in a window of Collinsella aerofaciens genomic DNA:
- a CDS encoding TetR/AcrR family transcriptional regulator produces MSQLEKCDRRSLRSQRALRQALASELAESGDLSHINVASLTERAGLTRRTFYSHYRDIPDFINQIEDGLLAEIRERIELITAAQLPDLYHNIDELEPAPGSVELLRYLAANRDLIGSLLGPGGDQAFIKKIIDTAREAVVPRAQTGILGLALGTFFDYYVTYVVSAEVGMIQRWFEHGLTESPEAMARIMTVIAFVRPGDLYGQPIDINVPEYGLKLLNLQLEDTADTAATVESNN; encoded by the coding sequence TTGTCCCAGCTCGAGAAATGTGATCGCCGGTCCCTTCGCTCGCAGCGTGCCCTACGCCAAGCACTTGCCAGCGAGCTTGCCGAAAGCGGCGACCTTTCGCACATTAATGTCGCGTCGCTCACCGAGCGCGCTGGCCTTACGCGCCGCACGTTCTATTCGCACTACCGCGATATTCCCGACTTTATCAATCAAATCGAGGACGGCTTGCTGGCCGAGATCCGCGAGCGCATTGAGCTCATCACCGCAGCTCAGTTGCCCGATCTCTATCACAACATCGATGAGCTCGAGCCGGCGCCCGGTTCGGTTGAGTTGCTGCGCTACCTTGCGGCCAACCGCGATTTAATCGGATCGCTGCTGGGCCCGGGCGGCGACCAGGCTTTCATTAAGAAGATTATCGACACCGCGCGTGAGGCCGTGGTGCCTCGTGCACAGACGGGCATTTTGGGCCTGGCGCTGGGCACGTTCTTTGACTACTACGTTACCTACGTCGTGAGCGCCGAGGTCGGCATGATTCAGCGCTGGTTTGAGCACGGCCTCACCGAATCGCCCGAGGCCATGGCACGCATTATGACGGTTATCGCCTTTGTGCGTCCCGGCGACCTATATGGTCAACCCATCGATATCAACGTGCCGGAATACGGCTTGAAGCTATTGAACCTGCAGCTCGAGGATACGGCCGACACCGCCGCAACCGTCGAGTCCAACAACTAA
- a CDS encoding HAD-IIB family hydrolase yields MIKMFASDLDGTLLNALHEADGTIRRAIRELTEAGLHVVPATGRSTLPIGEHGFTGLALDACCSNGSIVRNSHGEVLKTWTIDPQVTEELLKAFPDICFDCSTPDGMFSSGSFEMHQAGFKKDSPVKRIVMRGMRARGGYHEEQYFDQSIGDILRHDVCKINCRVTSPELERDLKAYLAERSDRVVNAPFDPVMFEITDVACNKGESVAWLAGYYGIAEDEVAVYGDGGNDIAMLKRFRHSYATKNASDAAKAAASATIGSCMVHAVPKHMLATMRKQNSCTVIE; encoded by the coding sequence ATGATCAAGATGTTTGCGAGTGACTTAGACGGAACGCTGCTGAACGCCCTGCATGAGGCGGATGGGACCATCCGCCGTGCCATTCGCGAGCTGACCGAGGCTGGCTTGCATGTGGTTCCCGCGACCGGACGCTCGACGCTGCCGATCGGCGAGCATGGCTTTACGGGCCTGGCGCTTGACGCTTGCTGCTCCAATGGGTCCATCGTGCGCAACAGCCATGGCGAAGTGCTCAAGACCTGGACCATCGACCCGCAGGTTACCGAGGAGCTGCTCAAGGCGTTCCCGGACATTTGCTTCGACTGCTCCACGCCTGACGGCATGTTCTCGAGCGGATCGTTTGAGATGCACCAGGCGGGCTTTAAAAAGGACAGTCCTGTCAAGCGCATCGTGATGCGCGGCATGCGTGCACGTGGCGGCTATCACGAGGAGCAGTATTTCGACCAGTCGATCGGTGACATCTTGCGCCACGATGTGTGTAAGATCAACTGTCGCGTAACCTCGCCCGAGCTGGAGCGTGACCTTAAGGCGTATCTTGCCGAGCGCTCCGACCGCGTGGTCAACGCGCCGTTCGATCCGGTGATGTTCGAGATCACGGACGTGGCGTGCAACAAGGGCGAGAGCGTGGCCTGGCTGGCGGGCTACTACGGCATTGCCGAGGATGAGGTCGCGGTTTACGGAGACGGCGGCAACGACATCGCCATGCTCAAACGCTTCCGCCACAGCTACGCGACCAAAAACGCAAGCGATGCTGCCAAGGCCGCCGCGAGCGCGACTATCGGCAGCTGCATGGTCCACGCCGTCCCCAAACACATGCTCGCCACCATGCGCAAGCAGAATTCCTGCACCGTAATCGAATAA